A stretch of the Myripristis murdjan chromosome 24, fMyrMur1.1, whole genome shotgun sequence genome encodes the following:
- the LOC115356340 gene encoding probable G-protein coupled receptor 139 translates to MEGSSVTIFITVQKIYYPLLCIMGIPANLFTFYMICFRKCGMSDTAIIYLSCLAIVDTFYLVWVILLDLTLTFWLLQPFWHSHPWCGIMGFLQYGSLYSSSWIVVVFTIERYLVLSSTTAKQHLSQTRVTKLTCIGIVLVSHLASVPMGWINQVTPVNYTVEGENVTLPRCRYRNQTYSTVLVWITTFLSGGIPIVLVIIFNYLIGYHLSRASKLFTKEERRVIRGRSTRGMLRRTFLVLGTVSVAFVVLSLPRFVTYCILRTEYNNEAFDRNDYSIPINVASDLANMLQNLNSTTNFLLYCMVSRRFRQELLQVLTCKAKARELGSFLTHTTMKVFTVTDHKALSASNPVTVVLTNLRQTQ, encoded by the exons ATGGAGGGATCCAGCGTCACCATCTTCATCACTGTACAGAAGATCTACTACCCACTCCTTTGCATTATGGGTATTCCAG CCAACCTCTTCACATTCTACATGATCTGCTTCCGTAAGTGTGGGATGTCTGACACAGCCATCATCTACCTGAGCTGCCTCGCCATCGTGGACACCTTCTACCTGGTGTGGGTGATCCTTCTTGACCTGACGCTCACCTTCTGGCTGCTGCAGCCCTTCTGGCACTCCCATCCCTGGTGTGGCATCATGGGCTTCCTGCAGTACGGATCGCTCTACAGCTCCTCCTGGATCGTGGTGGTGTTCACCATCGAGCGCTACCTCGTCCTCAGCAGCACCACGGCCAAGCAGCACCTCTCCCAGACTCGGGTCACCAAGCTTACTTGTATAGGCATCGTCCTGGTGTCCCACTTGGCTTCAGTGCCGATGGGCTGGATCAACCAAGTGACGCCTGTCAACTACACTGTGGAGGGGGAGAACGTCACGCTGCCCAGGTGTCGCTACCGCAACCAGACCTACTCCACTGTTCTGGTGTGGATAACCACCTTCCTCTCGGGGGGAATCCCCATTGTGTTGGTCATCATCTTCAACTACCTCATCGGGTATCATCTAAGCCGTGCCAGCAAGCTCTTCACCAAGGAGGAGCGGCGGGTAATACGGGGCAGGAGCACCAGGGGCATGTTGAGAAGGACCTTCCTGGTTCTGGGCACCGTCTCCGTGGCCTTTGTCGTGCTCAGCCTGCCTCGCTTCGTCACCTACTGCATCCTGCGAACAGAGTACAACAATGAGGCATTCGACAGGAATGACTACAGCATCCCCATTAATGTGGCCAGCGACTTGGCCAACATGCTGCAGAACCTCAACTCCACCACCAACTTCCTGCTCTACTGCATGGTTAGCAGGCGATTCCggcaggagctgctgcaggtgctgACATGCAAGGCCAAAGCGCGTGAACTGGGCTCCTTCCTCACCCACACCACCATGAAAGTCTTCACGGTCACAGATCACAAGGCCTTGTCAGCCAGCAACCCTGTAACAGTAGTGCTGACTAATCTCAGACAGACACAGTAG
- the traf3ip2a gene encoding adapter protein CIKS: MDTFKGPCPHRSFPVETDESMTSSALDLAWPASCQQCSQLTETNNRTGDRSVKLTEVAMGGVGQWKEEPTESCYLGPKPAFDPATYSGVMQIPHLAGVWPRPSAEGCVYDRNAPVHPVRGFTASPNWPEENAIEDTEHLEPPFPLMSDFNNRHYALPQCTAAARIPGQDAAQESCVRRGACQLPANLAHHTHNNCYCNRNYPADPHRELQHPPPSWIPTNNRLQQRDIPNTPRVDVPQSAGHPREVMREASVHLSRQGPAATQEMRRTISLPEQCRNVFITYSADTAKEIIPFTKFLIDQGFKPAIDIFDNPIIRMDITKWMDSYLNDKSVLIIVVISPQYKQDVEGVGDDEHGLHTKYIHNQIQNEYIQQRCLNFRLVPVLFPTATKKHVPNWLQSTRIYRWPQDVQDLLLRLLREERYIAPRLGRDLTLTVRPL, from the exons ATGGACACCTTTAAAG GCCCTTGCCCTCATCGAAGTTTTCCAGTTGAGACGGATGAAAGCATGACATCCTCCGCTCTGGACTTGGCCTGGCCCGCCTCTTGCCAGCAGTGCTCTCAGCTTACAGAGACCAATAACAGGACAGGGGACAGGAGCGTCAAACTGACTGAGGTGGCGATGGGCGGCGTTGGCCAGTGGAAAGAAGAACCCACAGAGTCCTGCTACCTTGGCCCTAAACCTGCTTTTGACCCTGCAACCTACTCAGGAGTAATGCAAATCCCTCATCTCGCAGGTGTTTGGCCCCGTCCCAGCGcagaggggtgtgtgtatgaCCGTAACGCCCCCGTTCACCCTGTTAGAGGTTTCACAGCCTCTCCAAACTGGCCTGAGGAGAACGCTATTGAGGACACTGAGCACTTGGAGCCTCCTTTCCCACTCATGTCTGACTTTAATAACAGACACTACGCCCTGCCACAATGCACCGCCGCTGCACGTATACCTG GCCAAGATGCAGCGCAGGAGAGCTGTGTCAGACGGGGTGCATGCCAGCTGCCGGCGAATCTCGCCCATCACACTCATAATAATTGTTACTGTAATCGTAATTACCCTGCGGATCCTCACCGGGAGCTCCAGCACCCCCCTCCATCCTG GATTCCCACAAACAACAGGCTGCAACAGAGAGATATCCCAAACACCCCCAGGGTAGATGTGCCTCAATCTGCAGGACATCCCAGAGAGGTCATGCGTGAGGCCAGCGTGCATCTGTCCCGCCAGGGTCCAGCAGCAACACAGGAGATGAGGAGGACCATCAGCCTACCTGAGCAGTGCA GAAACGTTTTCATCACATATTCGGCGGACACAGCAAAAGAGATCATTCCTTTCACCAAATTTCTGATTGATCAGGGGTTCAAACCAGCG attGATATCTTTGATAATCCAATCATAAGGATGGACATCACCAAATGGATGGACAGCTATCTGAATGAT AAATCAGTGCTGATCATCGTGGTCATCAGCCCCCAGTACAAGCAGGACGTGGAGGGAGTTGGTGATGATGAACATGGTCTCCACACCAAGTACATTCACAATCAA aTCCAAAATGAGTACATCCAGCAACGCTGCCTCAATTTCAGACTGGTACCAGTACTGTTTCCCACTGCAACCAAG AAGCATGTTCCCAACTGGCTCCAGAGCACCAGGATCTACCGCTGGCCCCAGGACGTCCAGGACCTGCTGCTCCGCCTGCTGAGGGAGGAGCGCTACATCGCCCCCCGCCTGGGAAGGGACCTCACCCTCACCGTCCGACCTctgtaa